The Falsibacillus pallidus genome window below encodes:
- the rsmG gene encoding 16S rRNA (guanine(527)-N(7))-methyltransferase RsmG, translating to MNIEQFTKMLEEKGISLSSKQLNQFQRYYELLVEWNEKMNLTAITDREEVYLKHFFDSVSAAFYIEEFKENFSICDVGAGAGFPSIPLKICFPNLKVSIVDSLNKRITFLETLASELGLEGTSFFHDRAETFGQKAEHREKYDLVTARAVARMSVLSELCLPLVKQNGLFIAMKAASAEDELTDSKKAIATLGGKLEKVYSFKLPVEESERNIAVIRKTKITPKKYPRKPGTPNKTPL from the coding sequence ATGAATATCGAGCAATTTACAAAGATGCTGGAAGAAAAGGGGATCTCCCTTTCTTCCAAGCAATTAAACCAATTTCAGCGCTACTATGAACTACTGGTGGAATGGAATGAAAAAATGAATTTGACGGCCATCACGGATCGTGAAGAAGTCTATTTAAAACATTTTTTCGACTCTGTTTCAGCTGCTTTTTACATCGAAGAATTCAAAGAGAATTTCTCGATCTGTGATGTTGGGGCAGGAGCGGGTTTTCCGAGCATCCCGTTGAAGATCTGCTTCCCGAATTTAAAGGTTTCCATCGTGGACTCTCTCAATAAGAGGATTACATTCCTCGAGACGCTGGCCAGCGAACTTGGGCTTGAAGGCACATCCTTCTTTCATGACCGGGCGGAGACTTTCGGACAAAAAGCGGAGCACCGCGAAAAGTATGATCTGGTAACGGCAAGGGCCGTGGCGAGAATGTCCGTTTTAAGCGAATTATGCCTGCCTCTTGTCAAACAGAATGGGCTGTTCATTGCCATGAAGGCTGCCAGTGCGGAAGATGAATTGACAGATTCCAAAAAAGCCATTGCCACGCTTGGCGGAAAACTTGAAAAAGTCTATTCATTCAAGCTTCCAGTCGAAGAAAGCGAAAGAAATATTGCAGTCATTCGCAAAACAAAAATCACTCCCAAAAAATATCCTCGAAAACCCGGAACACCAAACAAAACACCTTTGTAA